A stretch of Sphingorhabdus sp. YGSMI21 DNA encodes these proteins:
- a CDS encoding uracil-DNA glycosylase, with translation MSDHGPLLFSPLPAAEAPKGCRRCPQLVGLRKSLRKDHPDWWNAPVPAFGDPEAWLAIVGLAPGTEGANRTGRPFTGDASGETLFATLTKYGFVDGVFANDPADGITLNGAIILNAVKCLPPENKPTGAEINNCRDYLKKSIRALPNLRTIVALGKIAHDSIIRMEGLRLADHKFAHGAEHQLSGGRVLIDSYHCSRYNLNTRRLTVAMFEDIFEKARESL, from the coding sequence GTGAGCGATCATGGCCCCCTTCTTTTTTCCCCGCTTCCCGCTGCGGAAGCCCCGAAAGGCTGCCGGCGCTGTCCGCAACTGGTCGGCCTTCGCAAATCATTGCGCAAGGACCATCCGGACTGGTGGAACGCCCCGGTTCCGGCCTTTGGCGACCCGGAGGCATGGCTGGCCATCGTCGGCCTCGCTCCGGGCACGGAGGGCGCCAACCGGACCGGCAGGCCGTTTACCGGCGACGCCTCGGGCGAAACGCTGTTTGCCACTCTCACCAAATATGGCTTTGTCGACGGTGTGTTTGCCAATGACCCGGCCGACGGGATCACATTGAACGGCGCAATCATCCTCAACGCGGTCAAATGCCTGCCCCCGGAAAACAAGCCGACCGGCGCCGAGATCAACAATTGCCGCGATTATCTCAAGAAATCCATCCGCGCCCTGCCCAATCTACGCACAATCGTGGCGCTGGGAAAAATCGCCCATGACAGCATCATCCGAATGGAAGGGCTCAGACTGGCAGACCACAAGTTTGCGCATGGCGCGGAACATCAGCTCTCGGGTGGTCGTGTTCTGATCGATAGCTATCATTGCAGCCGCTATAATCTGAATACGCGGCGCCTTACCGTGGCAATGTTTGAGGATATTTTCGAGAAAGCACGAGAAAGCTTATGA
- a CDS encoding SRPBCC family protein, whose translation MVSLAVLAAGLAYASIVIHGDGTLWSGFTFIMILPILIGAILSLATPGDYKNQFKSFFAMQFSAFGALILVFAIWMREGVICILMIVLPWLLFAMIGSSIISLVRHKMQTGRFFSVPLLLLPLIGLQIEASYDPPVSNYTVTRQIEIAAAPEEIWPLLLSVDDIQQDEGRWNFTQDIVGIPRPRSALVVGSGVGSVRFAQWGDDIRFEEHVTAWKPGHEIAWDFHFTDDSISRYTDRHISPDSSLLQIESGGYSLEDMGDGRTRLTLSTHYQTQSWMHHYSSFWGNVYLGDIQKNILWTIKDRVESIS comes from the coding sequence ATGGTTTCTCTTGCCGTGCTGGCGGCGGGGCTGGCCTATGCATCCATCGTCATACATGGAGACGGGACACTTTGGTCGGGTTTTACCTTCATCATGATCCTGCCCATCCTGATCGGAGCCATATTGTCTCTGGCAACCCCCGGCGATTACAAGAATCAGTTCAAATCCTTTTTCGCCATGCAATTTTCCGCGTTCGGCGCTCTCATTCTCGTTTTTGCCATATGGATGCGCGAAGGCGTTATTTGCATCTTGATGATTGTTCTGCCGTGGCTGTTATTCGCGATGATAGGCTCCTCCATCATATCTCTTGTGCGACACAAAATGCAGACCGGGCGCTTCTTTTCCGTGCCGCTTTTGTTGTTGCCCCTCATCGGGCTCCAGATCGAAGCTTCCTATGACCCACCGGTGTCGAATTATACGGTCACCCGGCAGATCGAGATCGCTGCGGCACCCGAAGAGATATGGCCGCTACTTCTGTCCGTTGATGATATTCAGCAAGATGAAGGGCGCTGGAATTTCACGCAGGATATTGTCGGGATCCCCCGGCCTCGTTCTGCCCTTGTGGTCGGGAGCGGTGTCGGTTCCGTCCGGTTCGCGCAATGGGGAGACGATATCCGGTTCGAGGAGCATGTGACCGCGTGGAAACCCGGACATGAAATCGCATGGGATTTTCATTTTACCGACGATTCGATCAGCCGGTATACCGACCGACATATTTCGCCGGACAGCAGCCTTCTGCAGATCGAATCCGGTGGATATTCGCTCGAGGATATGGGTGATGGTCGGACCCGGTTGACCCTGTCGACGCATTATCAAACGCAAAGCTGGATGCATCACTATTCGTCATTCTGGGGCAACGTTTATCTTGGCGACATCCAGAAAAACATACTCTGGACGATCAAGGACCGGGTCGAAAGCATATCATAA
- the aguB gene encoding N-carbamoylputrescine amidase → MTNLCVAALQLPLGGDEQTNIFAVSGLVAEAAEKGAQIILPPELFAGPYFCKTEDEALFALAQPVAESAPVLAMQKLAKQYGVAIPASFFERDGQHHYNSLAMIDPEGEIMGVYRKSHIPDGPGYEEKFYFRPGNSGFKTWDVFGTRIGVGICWDQWYPETARAMALMGAEVLFYPTAIGSEPYDADLDTSRMWRRAMQGHAVSNCMPVVASNRIGVEEGQAFYGHSFITNQWGDLVTEYGSQETGVLTASLDLEQARKHRAGMGFFRDRRPELYGRLAEDV, encoded by the coding sequence ATGACCAATTTATGCGTAGCGGCCCTGCAGCTGCCTCTGGGCGGCGATGAACAGACGAATATTTTTGCCGTCAGCGGCCTCGTTGCCGAGGCCGCGGAAAAGGGCGCGCAGATCATCCTGCCGCCGGAGCTATTTGCCGGCCCCTATTTCTGCAAGACCGAGGACGAGGCGTTGTTCGCGCTGGCGCAGCCAGTGGCCGAGAGCGCACCGGTGCTGGCCATGCAGAAGCTCGCCAAGCAATATGGCGTAGCGATCCCGGCCAGCTTTTTCGAACGCGACGGCCAGCATCATTATAACAGTCTGGCTATGATCGATCCCGAGGGAGAGATCATGGGTGTCTATCGCAAAAGCCATATTCCCGACGGACCGGGCTATGAGGAAAAATTCTATTTCCGGCCTGGCAATTCCGGCTTCAAGACCTGGGATGTGTTCGGCACCCGGATTGGCGTCGGGATCTGCTGGGACCAATGGTATCCGGAAACCGCGCGGGCAATGGCGCTGATGGGCGCGGAAGTGCTCTTCTATCCCACCGCAATTGGGTCCGAACCCTATGACGCGGATCTCGACACCAGCCGCATGTGGCGCCGGGCGATGCAGGGCCATGCGGTGAGCAATTGCATGCCGGTGGTCGCGAGCAACCGCATCGGCGTCGAAGAGGGGCAGGCTTTCTACGGCCACAGTTTCATCACCAATCAATGGGGTGATCTGGTGACAGAATATGGCTCGCAGGAAACCGGCGTGCTGACGGCATCGCTTGATCTCGAACAGGCGCGCAAGCACCGCGCCGGCATGGGATTTTTCAGGGACCGGCGGCCGGAGCTTTATGGGCGGCTGGCGGAGGATGTCTAA
- a CDS encoding class I SAM-dependent methyltransferase, translated as MKKLLMASAALAMLGAAVPATANHHEKDGAAMTDASLQTVLNHERRAEDKARDVYRHPADTLGFFGVKPDQTVVEYGPGGGWYTRILAPYLSAKGQYIAVNADSANASFSDRAREARTKGWPENFPETAAKWTGVEAKKILAFESDEMPDDMKGKVDRILIFRSLHGMLNGNRADSELRALRDMLADDGMVGIVQHRAKADAPYAMSNGSKGYLKQASVVALFELNGFELVSESEVNANPADTSDYERGVWTLPPVLALGDADKAKYQAIGESDRMTLLFKKRP; from the coding sequence ATGAAGAAATTACTGATGGCAAGTGCCGCGCTGGCAATGCTGGGCGCTGCGGTTCCCGCGACGGCCAATCATCATGAAAAAGACGGCGCCGCGATGACCGACGCAAGTCTCCAGACGGTTCTGAACCATGAACGGCGCGCAGAGGACAAGGCCCGTGATGTCTATCGTCATCCGGCCGATACGCTCGGCTTCTTCGGCGTCAAACCCGATCAGACAGTCGTCGAATATGGCCCGGGGGGGGGCTGGTATACCCGGATATTGGCACCCTATCTCTCCGCTAAAGGTCAGTATATCGCGGTCAACGCGGACAGTGCCAATGCAAGCTTTTCCGACCGTGCCCGCGAAGCGCGGACCAAGGGCTGGCCGGAAAATTTCCCCGAAACCGCAGCGAAATGGACGGGCGTCGAAGCCAAGAAGATACTGGCCTTCGAAAGCGATGAAATGCCCGACGACATGAAGGGCAAGGTTGACCGGATTTTGATCTTCCGGTCGCTCCACGGGATGCTGAACGGCAACCGCGCGGACTCCGAACTGCGAGCCCTGCGCGACATGCTGGCCGATGACGGCATGGTCGGGATTGTCCAGCACCGCGCCAAGGCCGACGCACCCTATGCCATGTCCAATGGCAGCAAAGGCTATCTGAAGCAGGCATCGGTTGTGGCCCTGTTCGAACTGAACGGTTTCGAGCTGGTCAGCGAGTCCGAAGTCAACGCGAATCCTGCCGACACGTCCGACTATGAGCGCGGCGTCTGGACATTGCCTCCGGTGCTGGCACTAGGCGACGCGGACAAAGCGAAATATCAGGCGATCGGCGAATCCGACCGGATGACATTATTGTTTAAGAAGCGTCCCTAA
- a CDS encoding FMN-binding glutamate synthase family protein: protein MTDGILGVLSALTYIFILLLGLGLAAVIVLFIIDINQKQDAVRRNYPVIGRFRHLFSELGEFFRQYFFAMDREEMPFNRAEREWVERAGKGIDNTIAFGSTKSLDPPGTAIFVNVPFPTLESDAAETTTCIIGPHARQPYEAGSFFNISAMSFGALSVPAIRALSHGAKLAGCWLNTGEGGLSPFHLEGGCDIIFQIGTAKYGVRDQDGSLSEDKLRAIAAHEEVRMFEIKLSQGAKPGKGGILPGEKVNRMIAEIRGITEGQPSISPNRHPEINSVDDLLDFIHRVREVTGKPTGIKAVVGAYGWLEELCEAIHKRGIESAPDFFTLDGGDGGTGAAPMPLMDNVGLQLKESLPMLSDIFHRYGLRYRIRIIASGKRITPSSAAWAICAGADFVNTARGFMFALGCIQSLKCNKNTCPTGVTTHNPRLQRGLDPQDKKVKVANYCKNIVHEVEVIAHSCGVDEPRKLGRKHVRIVQDTGRSVPYDELYPRPEVLPQYRSSMETAP, encoded by the coding sequence ATGACCGACGGAATTCTCGGCGTATTGAGCGCACTGACTTATATCTTCATCCTGCTGCTCGGGCTGGGTCTGGCCGCTGTGATCGTCCTGTTCATCATCGACATCAACCAGAAGCAGGATGCGGTGCGGCGCAACTATCCGGTTATCGGCCGCTTCCGGCATCTTTTCTCCGAACTGGGCGAATTTTTCCGGCAATATTTTTTCGCCATGGACCGCGAGGAAATGCCCTTCAACCGCGCCGAGCGGGAATGGGTGGAGCGGGCCGGCAAGGGCATCGACAACACGATCGCTTTCGGGTCGACCAAGAGTCTGGATCCCCCCGGCACCGCGATTTTTGTCAATGTTCCGTTTCCCACGCTGGAAAGTGATGCGGCGGAAACGACGACCTGCATTATCGGGCCGCACGCGCGACAGCCCTATGAAGCCGGATCCTTCTTCAATATTTCCGCGATGAGCTTCGGCGCCCTGTCGGTCCCTGCCATAAGGGCCTTGTCGCACGGGGCTAAACTGGCCGGATGCTGGCTGAACACCGGGGAGGGCGGTCTGTCGCCTTTCCATCTCGAAGGCGGCTGCGACATCATCTTCCAGATCGGCACCGCCAAATATGGCGTGCGCGATCAGGACGGCAGCCTCAGCGAGGACAAGCTGCGTGCCATCGCCGCGCACGAAGAGGTGAGGATGTTCGAGATCAAGCTGTCGCAAGGGGCCAAGCCCGGCAAGGGCGGCATATTGCCCGGCGAGAAGGTGAACCGCATGATCGCGGAAATCCGCGGGATCACCGAGGGTCAGCCGAGCATCTCGCCCAACCGCCATCCCGAGATCAACAGCGTCGACGATCTGCTCGATTTCATTCATCGGGTCCGCGAGGTGACCGGCAAGCCGACCGGAATCAAGGCCGTGGTCGGCGCCTATGGCTGGCTGGAGGAATTGTGCGAGGCGATCCACAAGCGCGGGATCGAGAGCGCGCCGGACTTTTTCACCTTGGACGGCGGAGACGGCGGCACCGGGGCAGCACCGATGCCGCTGATGGACAATGTCGGGCTGCAGCTGAAGGAAAGCCTGCCGATGCTGTCCGATATCTTTCATCGCTACGGCCTGCGCTACCGGATCAGGATCATTGCCTCGGGCAAGCGGATCACGCCGTCGAGCGCAGCCTGGGCGATTTGCGCGGGAGCGGATTTCGTCAACACGGCGCGCGGTTTCATGTTTGCGCTCGGCTGTATCCAATCGCTGAAATGCAACAAGAATACCTGTCCGACCGGGGTGACCACCCATAATCCAAGGCTGCAGCGCGGTCTCGATCCGCAGGACAAGAAAGTCAAAGTCGCCAATTACTGCAAGAATATTGTCCACGAGGTCGAGGTGATCGCGCATAGTTGCGGTGTGGACGAACCGCGCAAGCTGGGCCGGAAACATGTCCGGATCGTCCAGGACACTGGCAGGTCGGTACCCTATGACGAACTCTATCCGCGACCGGAGGTCTTGCCGCAATACAGGTCCTCTATGGAAACCGCCCCTTAA
- a CDS encoding agmatine deiminase family protein has protein sequence MTRWPAEWEPHQAVWIGFPGDPAEWPQGRDAAQQEVAAFANAVADEGAGETVVLICRDAADADSARGLVQSCVEVVIEPFGDIWLRDTAPIFVLGPDGLDGRNFGFNGWGGKYEMAGDQDIGQRLAGRFGLTDSAQDWILEGGAIDGDGDGRLVTTEQCVLNANRNQGLDKDQAAARLREALAVEDVCWLGDGLAADHTDGHVDNLARFVAPGTVVIPHAETDDDPNAEIFDNAARRAESAGLTVVKLPSAGKYEVDGDIAPASYMNFYIGNTVVAVPQYGAANDIRAVDEISALFPDRKVIGLSSQALLRGGGSFHCISQQIPLPA, from the coding sequence ATGACAAGATGGCCCGCAGAGTGGGAACCGCATCAGGCGGTCTGGATCGGCTTTCCCGGTGATCCGGCGGAATGGCCGCAAGGTCGGGATGCCGCGCAACAGGAAGTGGCGGCATTTGCCAATGCCGTGGCGGACGAGGGTGCCGGCGAGACGGTGGTTCTAATATGCCGGGACGCTGCGGACGCGGATAGCGCGCGCGGGCTGGTTCAGTCCTGTGTGGAAGTGGTCATCGAGCCTTTTGGCGACATCTGGCTGCGCGATACCGCGCCGATTTTTGTGCTGGGGCCGGACGGTCTCGATGGACGCAATTTCGGCTTCAACGGCTGGGGCGGCAAATATGAAATGGCCGGCGATCAGGATATCGGCCAGCGTCTGGCCGGGCGCTTCGGTCTGACAGACAGCGCGCAAGACTGGATATTGGAAGGCGGAGCGATTGATGGCGACGGGGACGGCCGGCTGGTCACCACGGAGCAATGCGTACTCAACGCCAACCGCAATCAGGGATTGGACAAGGACCAAGCAGCCGCGCGGCTTCGCGAAGCGCTGGCGGTGGAGGATGTCTGCTGGTTGGGTGACGGGCTGGCTGCCGACCATACTGATGGCCACGTCGACAATCTCGCCCGATTTGTTGCACCGGGCACCGTGGTGATCCCGCATGCCGAGACTGATGATGATCCCAATGCGGAGATTTTTGATAATGCCGCACGACGCGCGGAATCTGCCGGTCTGACAGTGGTCAAGCTGCCGTCGGCAGGGAAATATGAAGTTGACGGCGATATCGCCCCTGCGAGCTATATGAACTTCTATATCGGGAACACTGTGGTCGCGGTTCCGCAATATGGGGCTGCAAACGACATCAGGGCGGTCGATGAGATTTCGGCGCTTTTCCCGGACCGCAAGGTGATCGGACTGTCCAGCCAGGCGCTGCTGCGCGGCGGCGGCAGTTTTCACTGTATTTCGCAACAGATACCGTTGCCGGCGTAA
- a CDS encoding M28 family metallopeptidase, producing MMLKRSLWVLLAPSLALAGCTKIEEGDTAAALPEIAAPELSVETMKSITEELSSDAYEGRAPGTPGEEKTLALLTSKFAEAGLEPGNGDSWFQDVPLVGITAKNMSPLKISGGKSDLSFAFGSDYVVSSYQEQPKIDVADSDMVFVGYGINAPERGWNDYAGVDVKGKTVVILVNDPDFGTESLEGEFGGRAMTYYGRWTYKYEEAARQGAAAALIIHDTEPAAYGWNVVESSWTGEQFYAQSANGGADQTKLNGWIQKDAAAKIFAAAGQDLATQMAAAKKKGFKAVDLKLKASASLENDIKKTDSKNVVGILKGKTRPDEYVLYTAHWDHLGRCKPAADGDDICNGAVDNATGTAALVALAEAHVKAGAPDRSIIFLAVTAEESGLLGSKYYAQNPIYPLSQTVGGVNMDAFGMAGPAKNVIVVGKGKSQLDRYLEAALTGDGRVAEAEPTPEKGYYYRSDHFSFAKLGVPMIYFEGGEDLVEGGREAGEAISKDYGDNRYHGPKDEYDPNWNWDGVMGDLKVYYTVARMLAMTEDWPNWNEGDEFRATRDESRAGN from the coding sequence ATGATGTTGAAACGGTCTCTCTGGGTGCTGTTGGCGCCGTCTCTGGCACTGGCTGGCTGCACGAAGATTGAAGAGGGCGATACGGCAGCAGCGCTGCCCGAAATCGCGGCACCTGAATTGTCGGTTGAAACGATGAAGTCGATCACCGAGGAGCTTTCCTCCGACGCCTATGAAGGCCGCGCGCCTGGTACGCCCGGTGAGGAAAAGACGCTGGCGCTGCTGACGAGCAAATTTGCCGAAGCCGGACTGGAGCCGGGCAATGGCGATAGCTGGTTTCAGGATGTGCCGTTGGTCGGGATTACCGCAAAAAACATGTCTCCTTTGAAAATCAGCGGTGGAAAGAGCGACCTGTCTTTTGCTTTTGGCAGTGACTATGTCGTTTCGAGCTATCAGGAACAGCCGAAGATCGACGTTGCCGACAGCGACATGGTGTTTGTCGGCTATGGCATCAACGCTCCCGAGCGTGGCTGGAACGATTATGCCGGGGTCGATGTCAAAGGCAAGACGGTTGTCATATTGGTGAATGATCCCGATTTCGGTACCGAAAGCCTCGAAGGCGAATTTGGTGGCCGGGCGATGACCTATTACGGGCGCTGGACCTATAAATATGAAGAAGCGGCACGGCAGGGCGCTGCGGCGGCTTTGATCATCCATGATACCGAGCCAGCGGCTTACGGCTGGAATGTTGTCGAATCGAGTTGGACGGGGGAACAGTTTTACGCCCAGTCGGCCAATGGCGGCGCGGACCAGACCAAATTGAACGGCTGGATTCAGAAGGATGCGGCAGCCAAGATTTTTGCGGCGGCTGGTCAGGATTTGGCCACGCAAATGGCAGCGGCGAAGAAAAAGGGCTTCAAGGCGGTCGATTTGAAGCTGAAAGCATCCGCTTCGCTCGAGAATGACATCAAGAAGACCGATAGCAAGAATGTCGTCGGCATTTTGAAGGGCAAGACGCGTCCCGATGAATATGTGCTCTACACAGCGCATTGGGACCATCTCGGTCGCTGCAAGCCGGCAGCCGATGGTGATGATATCTGCAACGGCGCGGTCGACAATGCTACCGGTACGGCGGCTCTGGTCGCTCTGGCCGAAGCTCATGTGAAGGCCGGTGCGCCGGATCGCAGCATCATCTTCCTGGCTGTGACGGCCGAAGAGTCCGGGCTTTTGGGATCCAAATATTATGCACAAAATCCGATCTATCCGCTCAGCCAGACCGTTGGCGGCGTGAACATGGATGCGTTCGGCATGGCTGGCCCGGCCAAGAATGTGATCGTTGTCGGCAAAGGCAAATCGCAACTCGACCGCTATCTCGAAGCGGCGCTGACCGGCGATGGCCGCGTCGCCGAAGCCGAGCCGACACCGGAGAAGGGCTATTATTATCGCTCCGACCATTTCAGCTTTGCCAAGCTCGGCGTGCCGATGATCTATTTCGAAGGCGGCGAGGATCTGGTCGAGGGTGGCCGGGAAGCCGGGGAAGCCATTTCGAAAGATTATGGCGACAACCGGTATCACGGTCCGAAGGACGAATATGATCCGAACTGGAACTGGGACGGCGTGATGGGCGATCTGAAAGTCTATTATACCGTCGCGCGGATGCTGGCGATGACCGAAGACTGGCCCAACTGGAACGAAGGCGACGAATTCCGCGCTACGCGGGACGAGAGCCGCGCCGGCAACTGA
- the rpsD gene encoding 30S ribosomal protein S4 produces MTKRTSSKYKLDRRMGENIWGRPKSPVNRRDYGPGQHGQRRKGKLSDFGIQLRAKQKLKGYYGDVTEKQFRRAYKEAAAMKGDTSQNLIGLLEQRLDMVVYRAKFTPTIFAARQLVSHGHIRVNGVKCNVASRKVVPGDEISLSDKAKEMLLVIEAQSLPERDIPEYVNPEGTDKVTYVRIPTLDEVPYPVTMEPNLVVEFYSR; encoded by the coding sequence ATGACCAAACGTACCAGTTCCAAATATAAGCTCGATCGCCGTATGGGCGAGAATATTTGGGGTCGCCCCAAATCTCCCGTCAATCGCCGCGACTATGGCCCGGGCCAGCACGGTCAGCGCCGCAAAGGCAAGCTGTCCGACTTCGGTATCCAGCTGCGCGCCAAGCAGAAGCTCAAGGGCTATTATGGCGACGTGACGGAAAAGCAGTTCCGCCGCGCCTATAAGGAAGCCGCAGCGATGAAAGGCGATACCAGCCAGAACCTGATCGGCCTGCTCGAACAGCGTCTCGACATGGTTGTCTATCGCGCCAAGTTCACCCCGACCATCTTTGCTGCCCGTCAGCTCGTGAGCCACGGCCACATCCGCGTGAACGGCGTCAAATGCAACGTTGCATCGCGCAAGGTTGTGCCAGGCGACGAGATTTCGCTGAGCGACAAGGCAAAGGAAATGCTGCTGGTTATCGAAGCACAGAGCCTGCCAGAGCGTGACATCCCGGAATATGTAAATCCAGAAGGCACCGACAAGGTAACCTATGTCCGTATCCCGACACTGGACGAAGTGCCTTATCCGGTGACCATGGAACCCAATCTGGTTGTCGAATTCTATTCGCGCTGA
- a CDS encoding chorismate mutase has product MKQLREAVDQLDAELIDLFRLRFACMDAAARIKQDRDAVRDEGRKAEVLANVKSLSEKAAIPVPTMAAIWEMLVETSISYEMQKWDQRRK; this is encoded by the coding sequence ATGAAGCAATTGCGAGAAGCAGTCGATCAACTTGATGCCGAGTTGATCGATCTGTTCCGGCTCCGCTTTGCCTGCATGGACGCGGCGGCGCGAATCAAGCAGGACCGGGACGCCGTCAGGGATGAAGGTCGCAAGGCAGAGGTTTTGGCGAACGTGAAAAGCCTGTCGGAGAAAGCAGCCATACCGGTTCCGACCATGGCCGCGATCTGGGAAATGCTGGTGGAGACATCGATCAGCTACGAAATGCAGAAATGGGACCAGCGTCGCAAATAG
- a CDS encoding RNA methyltransferase, whose protein sequence is MSNQPAIILVNPQLGQNIGKAARAMLNFGLTEMRIVKPRDGWPNPDAGPAASGADRILEDARVFETTAEAVADCAHVYATTVRKRGMTKTVLTPWEAAEDMAQASGKCAILFGPERSGLEVVDVELARKIITVPINPEFGSLNLAQAVILVAYEISKIDSTAHVQPTLEKKKAEPAPQKELDMFYEHLERALDKNGYFYPPERAVATKVTLRNMLTKPAWTGEEVKTWRGVISSLERPPRKDKAEKK, encoded by the coding sequence GTGAGCAACCAGCCCGCCATCATCCTGGTGAACCCGCAGCTCGGCCAGAATATCGGAAAAGCGGCGCGGGCCATGCTGAATTTCGGGCTGACCGAGATGCGTATCGTCAAGCCTCGGGACGGCTGGCCCAATCCGGACGCCGGTCCCGCCGCTTCCGGTGCAGACCGGATATTGGAAGACGCCCGGGTCTTTGAGACGACGGCGGAGGCGGTTGCCGATTGCGCCCATGTTTACGCCACCACCGTCCGCAAGCGGGGTATGACCAAGACAGTGCTGACCCCATGGGAAGCGGCCGAGGATATGGCACAGGCCAGCGGTAAATGTGCGATATTGTTCGGGCCTGAGCGCTCCGGGCTGGAGGTCGTCGATGTCGAACTGGCGCGCAAGATCATCACCGTGCCGATCAATCCCGAGTTCGGCTCGCTCAATCTGGCGCAGGCGGTCATTCTGGTCGCCTATGAAATATCGAAAATCGACAGCACCGCCCATGTCCAGCCGACGCTGGAGAAGAAAAAGGCCGAACCGGCTCCGCAAAAGGAGTTGGATATGTTCTACGAGCATCTCGAACGGGCGCTGGACAAAAACGGCTATTTCTATCCGCCCGAGCGCGCCGTGGCGACCAAAGTCACGCTTCGCAATATGCTGACCAAACCGGCATGGACGGGCGAAGAGGTCAAGACCTGGCGTGGCGTGATTTCTTCACTGGAACGGCCTCCGCGCAAGGATAAAGCCGAAAAAAAATAG
- the nrdR gene encoding transcriptional regulator NrdR: MRCPFCAHDDSQVKDSRPTEDNTTIRRRRQCEGCGARFTTFERVQLREITVVKSEDRKEPFDRSKIDLSVSLACRKRGLAQEQMDQLVSGIQRQLETSGETEIPSQRIGEMVMDGLKALDSVAYIRFASVYKDFTEAKDFKEFAGSVKDVGGA; this comes from the coding sequence ATGCGTTGCCCCTTTTGTGCCCATGACGACAGCCAGGTAAAGGACAGCCGTCCGACCGAGGATAATACCACGATCCGACGCCGGCGTCAGTGCGAGGGCTGCGGCGCGCGGTTCACGACCTTCGAGCGAGTGCAGCTTCGCGAGATTACGGTGGTCAAGAGCGAGGACCGCAAGGAACCTTTTGACCGGTCCAAGATCGACCTTTCGGTTTCGCTGGCTTGCCGCAAACGCGGACTGGCACAGGAACAGATGGACCAGCTTGTCTCCGGCATCCAGCGCCAGCTGGAAACCAGCGGTGAAACCGAGATCCCCTCGCAGAGGATTGGCGAGATGGTGATGGACGGCCTCAAGGCGCTCGACAGCGTCGCCTACATCCGTTTCGCCTCGGTCTACAAGGATTTCACCGAGGCCAAGGATTTCAAGGAATTTGCCGGCAGCGTCAAAGACGTCGGCGGCGCGTGA